From the genome of Bos indicus x Bos taurus breed Angus x Brahman F1 hybrid chromosome 19, Bos_hybrid_MaternalHap_v2.0, whole genome shotgun sequence:
ttGCTCCATTTCTCATTTCCATCACCCATCACTTATCCATTGAAAGCCAAGAGAGTATCTTCCCCAACCCCAGGATTCAAACAGGACTGACAGTTTTCAATTCTGAATACTCTTATATTAGCTCCACTTCAAACgtcaaaacaaatttaaaaaaaaatccacacagtcaaactgCTACAAAACAGTTCTTTAAACAGGTTGGAGGCACGGGTATGGCTTCATTCTGCTGCATCGCAGTTGTATCTGGCAGTTTTGCTTACCTAATTCTGTTTCTGAAACAAGCAACATCCAAAACAGACAAGAGTCAGGAATGTGCCGATTGTCTTCAACGTTTCCAGGCGCTCCCTGATCAGGCCTTCTTCCTGGCATTACTGAGCTTTCTCTCCCTGACTCTCAAAAGGCTAGTTCCTTTCTCAGGACTGACACAGGGGTCATCAATCGTATGTACCCAAAGTTTTTAGTCTTGCAAGTGACTGTAGAAGAGGGTATAGAGCTATCCGCCCTGGTATACCACCTCCATGGGGTGGAGGGGCAGGCGGGCAGGGGTGAGAAAGTCACCCCTTCTCAGAAGCAACCAAGGCTGACACAGAAGGCAGGATGCACTGTTGAGTTCTGACCGGGATCAGACTGCAAAAATAATCCTTTTGGCCTCAGAAAACCAGTCTGAGGCCAAGGCGATCAGCTTAGTGAAgtagtcaaagtcactcagtcatgtccgactcttgcgactccatggactgcagcccacaaggttcctctgtccatgggattctccaggcaagaatactggagtgggttgccatttccttctccaaaggtgaTCAGCTTAAGTCAGGTTTAAATCCCTTATGAGTTTACCGATGACATTTTGTTGATGCTGATCACCACAATTCTTTCTCTGAACTACCATACTACAATGccctgtaattctttttttttttttttaaaggaggcagGTGTTTAAAAATTGACTCATTTGTTGGTTTTTTAAGACAATTCCACATAATGTTACTAGTGGGCTAATGATGGAATTCAGCTTGCCACCCCTCCCAGGCCACTCTTCAAAGCAAGCTGCTTTATAGAACTTTCCCAAATGTGCGAGAATTTTGGAGTTAACTAGCAACAAGCCTGAAAATTTGGTTACGTATATAAGTACAAAGCTGGTTCATCAAATCCCTGTTCTGGCCCTCAACCCAGTGCATTTCAACTAAGGCGTCATCTACCTCCTTCTTAACGTTTATCAGACACTTGAATAAGTAACGTCCAGCCACTCCTTGGAGATGGTTCCCTTTTTCAGACGCTGGGCTGCTGAAGGGCTCAGGAGCCTCGTGGTCCTGGGCTCCATTACTAGAGCCTTTACAACCTTCCAGAACCTCCATGTCCCCCTTTTCCTCACTCCTTTCATCCTCCGTGGGTTCTGGGTTTTCCTCCTGGGAAAGCAAGTCCTGGCTGGGGCCATGGCCCCCCACAGTGGCAGACTCGCCTTCCGGTGGAGCAGGGCCCCCCAGGGCACTCTCCTGGGGGCCCTGGGCAACATCCTGGCTACTGCCAGACTCCCTCGGGGGAGgttttttctcttccagggcTTCGATCACGTCCTTGGGCGCTAGGGGCACCTCTCTCAGTTGTCTCACTCggtctcttttcttcctcctcaagTGAATCCAGGAGTTTTCTATGGCCGTTAGGAAAAGGCTGATTTCCTCCTTTCCACAGGGAACTCGTTTATGCTGGACCTGTTTGgaggaaaaacaattttatagatcacttttctcctctgaaaactccttttaaaaaaaaagaaaaaagattatttgTAAGTACTTCTTCAATGTGCTTATCAACCAGGTACCTTTAGATCAGTGAGGATTTTTtcaatccatgttgtcacaaCCACGATGCCTTCCACTGTCTCAGGGCCCAGAGATGATGCTTTGAGGGCTAGTTCTTTCATCACAGGCCCCAGGACTACGAACGTAATGGGCTTCCTTGGCTTCTCTAGTTTTCTTCGCTTACTGGGTGGTGACTGAAAGAACAAGAGGGCATGGGAGAATAGGGGAAGGTCATCCAAATAATCAAATCTCATGCGTTATAATAAATTCAGCTGGGGGAATCTCCATGACTGCAGAGccctaaaaaagaacaaaggccttggcatgtttatttttaatacttaaaacaaCTATGCCAAATGGGTTTACCatctccccattttatagacaggaaAAACTAAGATACAGAGCAGCAATGGAATCTGCTTGAGGTCACATGGTTAGTATTTGTAAAATTAGGATTTGAATCCCAACCCAGGTACTTTCTGCCTGTGTTCTATCAGTATATAACTCCTTCATCTACCTGCTATGCCCAAAACAGGCCTGTGCAACTATTTCTTTCAAGGCAACTCAAGGACCCCAAGGGGACTCACTGTGTtcctttctattaaaaaaataaaaaatgcatggCTTAAAATCACCACCACGGAGCCCAAGTTGATATGTGCTGAGACTTGTTGAAAGAGAGCAGCTGGTGAGTGGCAGTTTGTGAGATCACATGCTGGGAACGACCAGGGCACCAGGATTGCATGGGCGGAAGAGGATGCTGAATCCAGGCACGTCAAGGCCAAGCCAGTGCTCACCTATGCACTGCCTCttggctggggagaggggacagTAGCAACCACAGGAACAGTGGATTTGAAAGCTGATTCCAGTAACTCAAGACTGTCCTTTCTTTAAATTTCAAGCTTGGAAAGTGAATTACACTCTTACCACTAGAGGGACTCAAGttccattttaaaaaccaaatgacactgctgtatttaaagcttatttctttcaagtaaaaggttgccttttttttttttttcagttagacTCTTAGCTAAGATCAGATAAATTATGGATACTTTAAGAGACTGACTTGTAGacaaattttatcaaaatttgaaaaagaatttaagCTAATTCTAAAGTTAGGATCAAAATGAGCAGGATTATAAGAAAGGCTCAAAAAGAGACAATACCCAGTCAGCTCTGAAGATCTTTTCCTAAAAAGAAGCATTTGATAATTGTGTGGCTGTGAACTCCGACTGTGCCTGGAAACAGCAACAGAGCATATAAGTACACACACAGTGAGGTCCAGTTACTGGGTGAGGCCTTGTAGGAACTAGCTAGCAACTCCCTACCCCACATAGACAAGAAAATAGCCAGTTTATTCTATGCTAGAACACTTTTAGGTGGTATTTCCTAGAAACAATCAACATTTTCTCTTTATACCAGATGTTAACTAATAAAAAAGGGAagttaaagaacagaaaacaagcTTAGAAGAAAAGGACCAAAAGCAAAGGGTGTGTGTATGAGTAAGAAGCCTGCTCCTGAGAAGCGGGCGGCAGACCAAGCCCTGAAGTCTGAACCCGCTCAATTAATGTTTCAGGCAAGATGAGACAGATTCATATGGGCACCAAGACAGCAGCATTGTTATTACTCAATCGCCAACATAAGAAACACAATTTCTCCAGGTACTGAGGGCCTAAACTTTGCACTGAGGAGCTTGATATATGATTATTAAGCTGGGGGTGAAAAAAGATGGTGGTATGCAAGAGGAGGATGGGAGACaagaatcaaattattttttccacttcCTGACATCCAAAGCTGTTACCGTGGAAAGGTCACCGTCGCAGGGCCATCCCCGACAGCACACCAAAGGTCATCTACAAGTATGGCTGGAAGGATAGCACCTCATCCCTCTTTGGACAGAGGTGGGAATCATTTGTGCTCACAAATTCCAACCAGCAACGTGAAGATATTGCTGCGTCTGTCATTTCCTGCAATATTCTCCTCCAAAAGTAAGAATGGGCTTTTCTAGAACTTAAAGGAGAGAAATGCACCCTCATCAAACTTAACAAGAGCTCTCTCAAGGACCCACTTTCAGAAACAGCAAAACAGACAGCTTGCTGCCTTGTTACAccagaacaaaaatgaaaacttctcCATCTCATATATGGCTCCTTTACCTTGCATCCTGGCTCCAATGTACCATATATAACGGTCAATCAACAAATCTGGTATTTCTGAAGACCTTTAGTGAGTTCTtttcactctctcacacacacattctcaggATTTAGTTTTACTCTTGGCCATGTCACACAGCTTAGCGATCTTAGTCCCcgatccaggaactgaacctgcaccttcggcagtgaaagcgcagattcctaactgctggaccaccagaggattCCCTAGTTTTATTACAGAAACTGGGTAAGCACTCAAGAGACAGATAATTTATACTTTAGAAACTCTAAAAGCTTTTAAATGATTAAAGATTAACTTAAGTCTGGCTTATAGCAATCATTCCTCATCCTTTCTTGCTCATACTGAAAATTCTCAGCAGGCAGGACCAGAGTAAAATACAGGAGCAGGTCCTAATAAATTAATAGTTAAATTCAACCCCACAGGTTCAACAGCAGGTTATTTTATACCCTGTCACAACACTAATAAATAGAAGCTGTTTTTCCCCAACTGAGATTATCTTAATTTGCTAAATCTCAAACCACAAATATTTTCAATGAAGAGTGCTATACTCAAACTGTCACAGTTTAGAAGACAAAGTaacaatttaacattttaaagcataattttaaaaaatccataatgGTTAATTCAGTTTAATGTAAAAAACTAGAAGGTGAATTTACAACTGATTTTGGGTTCGAAGATGAACTACTATATCACCCAGCTGAAATTACAATGTGAAAGTTTGGTGGGGAGTTGTAAATTCTGCAGAGAACACAGGCTTTGTATCTTTTACACTGTAAGGATTCAATGAATAATCATCAATATGGGAGGAGCTCCAAGTGTTACCACACTGAAACCATGAATTGGACAAAAACagttcttacattttaaaaatatgctttaccTAACAGAgctgtcttttttcctcttttaaagtatttatttggctgcacacgTCTTAGTTGTCACATGCGATTCTTAGTTacacatgtgggatccagttccctgaccagggctcaaacccaggccctgtgcactgggagagtggagtcttaagAGCTGTCTTTAAACTGCTTAAATCTTCACTCTTCCTTTAATTTCTAGACCTCAGTGGTGCAACCAGTCAGAAGACTTTCCAATCAGGTGTAACCTGATACAAATCTGTATAGCATTCGCATTCTGCTGAAGCTCTGCTGCTAACTACGGCTAAAGTAGAACACAGATCTACCTCATATCTGCAGGACAAGAAGAGGGTCATTCACTAAGATCTGCTGGCATGAAGCCACAGCCTCCTTGATAAGACAGAGCAGCTTCCAGGATGGTCTTGAGGGGAAAGGCGTGCTCCTGCCCACCACATGCGGGTCTTCCCTGCTCTGCCACATTCTGAATGGCTACCGCTCCAGATCCTCCAGGAACAAGCCGAGTGTCTGTGAGCTGTTATTCAGCACAGGCTACtatttatggaaaaataaagccAAGGGGCCAACACTGACACCTGGCTGGAATACACACAAGAAGTGCGCTGGGATGGACAGTCAGATCATCTTGCCTTTTTCATATATGTATCAGCTCTGATGCCATGAAGTGGACTAAGTATTTTGCTCTCTAAAAGTGTGGCTTCTTTATTAACAGCCAGTGGCATTTCTATTGTTATCTAATCTGACTGGTTGCTGTTTTTAAAACGTCCTGTAATCATTCCTAGATATATGGAAaaacaatacaaagtaaaaagggggaaaaagtttATGTAGAATGCTACTACCTATCTAAGAAAGTAGGTGGCTATAACTGtgtattttcttatattaaaacaACCAACCCCACTAAAAACAATGGGAGGATAAATTAGAAAATCGTTTAAATAGTAACCCAAGGAGAACAGGAATTGATTGGGGTGAAAGAGACAAGAGAATGAAGCTAGACTTCTAATAGTATCCTTTTTGAGATTTGATTTTGAAACCACGTATGAGTATCTTTTACAATTACCAAACAAAACTAAATAGCACATACAAAAAAGGCAATCCCTAAAAAcacaaagtaaaatgaaacaccttttgtaaataaatatgaaaatagttaTAGATGAAATAATACACTCTAAGATTTGCTTTAGAATCATCAGGGCAGCTCAACATCACTGGGACATCAGACAGAGGTGGTGAGAGGGAACGGTGGGGAATGATAACACAATAcattttactgagcacctactatatgtatcaggcactgtgttatatacatttaattctcaaaacctGAAGTGGTGGGTACTATCAGTAACCCCCagcttacagatgaagaaacaaaaacttagaGAAGTAACCTGCTCAACCTAGACAGTTTCTATACACTCGGCAATAGTTTTAGGGTAATCCACCATGCCACTGTTAAACAAAATAACAGAACAAACTATGTCAGAAGTAAGTTCATGCAGAATACAAATGACTGAAAGAGATAAATCCAggggcgtccctggtggtccagcagctaaggctctgtgctgccaatgcagggggccacggttcgatcactggtcggggaactagatcccacacgcagcAACTAAGAGCCTGaaagctgcaactaaagatcctgcataccgCAATTAAGaccagcacagacaaataaatatatataaagataggTCCAGAGAGATTTCTATAGGCTGCATGGTTAAGAAGGAATTGGTTAAGAAGGCTTTATGCAGAAGTTAGAACTGAGCTGGGCTGCAGTGAAGGGAAGTCCACAGAAAggatcagacagagaaagggctGTGACCAAAGGCTGTAATGACAGTCAGCGATGACCCTGGCATCATAAGAAGACTGTGTAACTTCTAATGCCGTAGAAGGCAGCACAATCAGGAAAACAGGGAGTGATTAGGATGGAAGGGAAATCAAAAACAGATTTGGGAGGAACAAGGAGCCACTGAGGAGCCATCCTTTCTTTGAAAGGCGAGCTCAGGATGAACCCAGGTGACCATTACATGAAAGGTGGCTGCTGAGTAGGTAATACCTGGTTAGAATGGAACCAAGGGCAGTCCTTGGGCAGCACAGTGACTTAGAGCTTAGGCTGTGAAATCAGACTAAGCAAGGCTTCAACCTGATTTTTTAGAGTCTCCAATTTCGTCATCTAAAAAGTGGGGATAATACCACCCACTTGATTATTGTCAGGTTTGAATAAAATAACATAATGTGTGTGAAGCATTCACATCACAACAAAGACTATCTCTGGTGCTTGAAATCTACTATACCGATTAACATTATGCTTGCAATGCTGTTCCTTAGTAGAAGTTCTACATCATATTCCTTTTAACACTCAACAAATACTCTATGCACCAACTATGAGTCAGATATTGACAATTCCTCCTCCATGAAGTCCTCCCAGACtgaactattttcttttctgaatggcCTAATTCTCCACCATTCTGGTTCCTACCATTCATTTCAGTACTCACTCATATGAACTTTCGTATCCATACTTCTCTTTCGTAAAGCTAATCATTGTAAGCGATAGGAAATGCTATCTTATTTCTTTGGTATTATCACAATGAACGTCACAATAAGAAAAGTAACAAGAGAAGGAACCTTAACTTTGGTTTTGCTAAATAGCTCAGATCCCTAACCATCACATCTGTTTTAGAGCATAATTTATAGTCTGGTACAGTACTGGTTTTCAAACCATGTccttcctccccctgccctttGCCACACTgagcagcttatgggatcttagttccccaacagggGACTGAACCGGCACCCTTAGCAGTGAAAACGCAGAGTCCTAAAcattggactgccagagaatccCCTCTAACCATGTCTTAACAGGAGAATCCtctcaataaataaaatcaacacataaTACTGACGAAAGCAGACCAGAGATCTGCTGATGAGATCTCTAAAATGAGAGAGAGCCCTGAAGTACCACCCTGATACCTGTCTCCAAGTGTCATCCCCTGAGCACCTACACGGAATCCCTCCTCTATCTGGAATTAGTTTGAGTACATGTGGACTAGGAAGTGGAACACTGTCAGAAGAACCCCATTCTGACACTAACAAGGCTACCTAATTAATTTGACCCCTTCCCTCCATCTGTTCTCCAGAAAGCCCTCTAGTTATGACTCCCTGGACAAGAAAGACCCAGGCTCAGAGGAAATGTGTTGAACAGAGGgggctcattttttaaaaccagaGTTCCTGGGCAATGCTCAGACCAAGAGTACATACCATTTATTAGAGTCACattatttcccctttttcttttaacaaGTGTCAAACACCTGAAAGCAAAGCAAAGCTAAAATAATGCCTTGAGCAATGCGAGAAGTTCGGGCAAAGAGGCATTCTAAGCGGCTTGTTAAAATTCTGTAAGGAACAGTCCTTATGATATGCTTCCTTATATTTGTCATCAGTCGGAAATGAACAGACACAATTTTATCAACACTAGGACTCGTCTTTTGGCTGTTAAAATAAATCCAGACAAGAGGAATGGGCTTAGTGTGGGCACTTGAATCAGCAGCAAATTAGAATTTTTCAGCATTCAGCACCAACAGAAGCAAGCCAGTAGGCCTGAGATAAGTGAAAACAGAAGTTGCCATAGTAACTTGCACATTTACCCTAAAAAGGCgggaatgggggtggggcggggaagtAGGTCAATGTTTCTGCTTAACCAGCTCCAGTCCTTGGCTTCCTCTCCTCACCTAAAGCAGCATGCTCCTCCCTCCCCGCCATAGCCCGCAGGAGCAAGAAGAGAGAATGAGGTGACCACTTCAAAAAGCAGGGAGTAGGGAGAGGTCCAAGTAGCGAGAAGGAGAACCAAGAGGGCAGCCCACTGAAGCCCTCCCGAGtgccctgggacccctgggaaaGCAGCTGCTGATCGAGGGCACCAGTGCTAAGAAACTGTTGCTGGGTTACCACAAATCAGAAATTGCCGTTTTCCCTGTAGCAGTTTAAGTGCACCTAATGGAACACTTGGGGATGCATTATTAACAGCTTTGGGTTGGGGGCAGTGGTGTGGAGGGATGAGTACTCTGGCGTGGCAGAAGCCTGGGGCCCTTAAGCAAGAGGCAGTCTTTCATGGCTGAAGCTATGAACAGGCCTCAAGGATGACCTaaaagacagggagggagggaggaaggcttAGCTGATTCCCTTTCAAAGTAAGCTGGTTTTACTACCACAGAAACACAGTGCTCTTTGATACTCTGATCTGAAATAGCTGTTAATCCAAGAGGGCAAGGGTGTCGCTGGTCCCTGAGATGGCCTGGAGGGTGCCAGAGCTCATTATCAGCTCTTCTGCCTGTGGTGCCAACAAGTGCGGAAAGCAGGTTCAACAGAAAGCACTCGGAAACAGGTGCAGCTCCATTTTCCTGCAGCTGTTAGCGTCTGCATAGGGATAAGCTGAGGCATTGCTAACAATTTTAACCATTTGTTGGGAAAACCCTGGTATTCTTATTTAGAGGATGACAGAAAAGATAATCCCTCAGGGAGGTCAAAAAAAGCACAACCATCTTTGGTAATCAGTGAGTATTTCAAACACTAACCTCTGGACACCCTACTGCATGGCACAGAGGCAAGTCTGGGCTTCCATCACACAGGCCATTCAGACTTGACTGGGACAACTTATTTCAATCCAGCAGCACACCTAGCTGCAGAGTACAGGAAAGGAAGGCTCAGTTTCAAATCTGAGCTCATGTATTCAGAAACACCTGCAAACGGTCCCCTCATACTTCCGCACATCTCTACTCCTCTGCCCtacaggagaaggaaagaggctCACAGTTACAGCAACACTTAAGAGAGACTCTGGAGACAAAGCGTGGCCAAGACCTTGGGAGAGGAGCACCCAGGACAAGCCTATGGTGTAGACAGGGGACTGGAGACGGTGAACAAGCCCAGGTATGAGGCCTCCATAAATACTGTGGGCAGGGGCAGCTCAAGCTGAGCAACGAGTGCATGAACGGTAAGGCAGACCGCTCCAGGCAACCAGAAGTCAATCCTTCTTGCAGGGGAAAAGTGAGAACAAACAGACGCTATTCTGTTACCACCTCTTACGTAGCCTAGAAAAATTATTCCGGCTAAccagttcaaaaacatttttcttttgcatatagcAGCAACCACAGAGGACAATGAGAATTTTGTGGATCATAAAATTACAGAAGAATGTTCACGGTCAAGCACATGCAAAGGAGACAAAATAGGATAATGAACTATATCACCCAGCTTCAAAACTCATCAATATTCCAGTGCTCATCTGAAAGTCAAGACAGGACCCTTTACTCGAATGATCTCTTGAGTTTTACACATCAAAAGCCCGCAATCCCAAATGGCAATTTCTACATCCACAGGAACCCTAGGAGACAGCTACTCTAGGAAAACAGCAGtgataaaagaaaacagacttcAATTTCAATTCTTCAGGAATGTCCAACAGAAAAATCATACCCACAAGGTGtttgtatttgaattttttaattgctaaaaGATGCATTTCCAACTCATTTACATTTGCTGATTCAGAATCACTGAGTTGCACAGATTCAGAGAGAAAGGTTTTATGGTCACCACAGACAGCCTTCCAGGACTGTGCCTGGTTCACAACCTCTCCATTGTGATGTAAGCATTTGGGGCAAACTTCAGGGAAACAAGACAGTACAGATTTAGTTGATTTATGACCTAGTAAAACCCACCATGTACTGGGTTTCAGCAAAGCTAAAGGAAGGTCTCAACTTACTGGTACTGTTACGTCATCATAAAAACTCCAAGCCAAAGCCCATCTCATTGTCCGACCCTGGCAGAACTCAGTATAGGTGACTTTAGGAACCTGAAACCAAAAAACAGCGCCAAATCATTCTGTTAGTTCTACTAATATGTTTCTGGCTGCTGCCTCATTTTAAATTATAGGTTGGTCTTTCTTTTTATCAGTTAACAAACACTACCATCCAAAAACAGCTATGCCCAGCTGCCTAATAACCAGTGACTcaatcgttgttgttcagtcgcccagtcgcgtccgactctttgcgaccccatggactgcagcacaccaggcccctctgtccctcaccatctcctggagtttgcccaagttcatgttcactgcatcagtgatgccgtccagccatctcaacaAAGTTGTAGGCTTTTTTCCTCCCATGAAACATGAGAGACGATTTATAGTTCCAGCTTCGAGGTTAGATATATGAAACACTCAAAACGCAGCCCTTCAGAGAACTACTGGTAAAATGATTCAAacgttcttttcttttctttttttaggaaaGAGAGCCTGCAAAGCCTGGCTAGACATAGCTATGTAGTCTCCATTttaggccttaaaaaaaaaaaaaaaaaaaaaaaggccttatTTTAATGATTTGCAAAAAGTCCCTATTAGCCCCAAAATTacatcattaaaaaaactaaacaagcAATGggcaagcaaaaataaacaaaaaacacattcAGGGTTTTTTGGTATACACGAAAATTCTATACTTCAAGTACCATCAAAAGTGGTCACACTGGAATAGTAATGACAAAGCCTTACCCCTTGTATGCGAAGTTCTTCCTTCAGAGGAGCCAGGCTGCATTTCTTTCCCAGCATACAGCTATAccatctggggggaaaaaaaaagcagccaaGTCAAACACTGTTTATGTGGTTACATTTTTAAACCAAGCATTACTCAAGCCAACAAGATGAGAAGAATAGCAAACAAATACTGAGTCAAGTTACAAGTGACAAAAACAAGAATTgtatatactttggccacctcatgcaaagagttgactcattggaaaagcctctgatgctgggagggattgggggcaagagaaggggatgacagaggatgagatggctggatggcatcactgactcgatggacgtgagtctgagtgaactccgggagttggtgatggacagggaggcctggcatgctgtgattcatggggtcacaaagagttggacacgactgggcgactgatctgatctgatataatgTATTTAGACAGAGAATAAATCTAGAGAAGGAAAACATGCCCATAGCAACTTAAACAAAAGTCACTTAGTTTCTCCAATTATTTCAGTGCTATATGTATGTAGAAGGAGAGAGGGGTATCACTTATAATGCTCAGAATGAAGGCCATTCAGCTCTGGGACAGAAATTagttaataaataacaaaaacaaggaTACACACCCCCTTACAACATATTAAGACAAACTGTAAAATCTAGCATGACCTGTACTTTGAGATATGCACTCACCTGCAAATAACTTAAGAATACATACTGCACTCAAGTTTCAACAGAACATGAAATCAGTTTTCTCTATAGCAAATACAAACCCAAGAGAGGGAGTATGAAGATGAAGCGAACTGGTTAAACATAAAAGGACAGATTTTATCTCTTCTGATTATTCTAAAAAGTTTGCAAAGTATAAAATTTATACGAAACTTCTGCTTCAGGCTATGACAGATTAATTAGTAAGAAAATTGCCAAAAGGAAactggacaaaatatatgaaacaattttTCAAAACTGGACAACTGCAGTGAAGACCTATCatctcagagagaaaaacaaggtGAGCCCCACAACTGCCAGAGCTTACTGCCTGGAGGAAATTTCCAAGCTGCAATGCAGGGAAAGGAAACTAAAATAGAACCCCAAAATCCTGCTGAATTGTTGAGACAGACTGGAGCAGTAAGGCTGAGGCAGTAAGAATTTGAAgagcaaaagagaagagaagaaggagctGCACAGGGAGAGAATTCTGGACGTCTGCAGAGGAGTTCCCTGGAATATTTTGCAGAATAACGATCTGTGTGTGGGAGTGGAGGCTGGGGAAAGAATTCTCAGAAAACAGTAAGCTGAACAACAACTGGATTCCAGACAGCGAGGACTTCAGTTTTGTGGTTAGACAGCTAGTTTGTGGTTCTACTATCTACAGCAGAAAGCCCTTGTTAAAAAAAGCAGCAAGTAGCAGAATCCTGAAAAGGATGCTGCTTTTAAGGGGGCGAGAGGCTGTTCTGTATCTGCACTAATAAAGcttacaaaaacaagacctgaaaaAGGATCCAACTGGTCACAAGTAATCTAAGTAAGCAATAAAACAAAGTCCAAAACTCATTAAAGGACTACAAAGAAATGGAGCACCCCCACACATCAGATACACAATGTCCAGCATTTAGTCAAAAACTACCAGATattaaagaagcaggaaaatgacTCATAATCAggatttaaaaatcaatcattagaaacagatgaagaaataagatGATGATGGAATTAGTAGATGAGGACATCAAAACAGCTATTTAGAAATATGTCCCATAACAAAACATCGACATGATGAGGCAAAGAGGGAAGGTATAAAAACTAACCAAATGGAACTATAAGAC
Proteins encoded in this window:
- the METTL16 gene encoding RNA N6-adenosine-methyltransferase METTL16; this translates as MALSKSMHARNRYKDKPPDFAYLATKYPDFKQHVQINLNGRVSLNFKDPEAVRALTCTLLREDFGLSIDIPLERLIPTVPLRLNYIHWVEDLIGHQNSDKSTLRRGIDIGTGASCIYPLLGTTLNGWYFLATEVDDMCFNYAKKNVEQNNLSDLIKVVKVPQKTLLMDALKEESEIIYDFCMCNPPFFANQLEAKGVNSRNPRRPPPSSVNTGGITEIMAEGGELEFVKRIIHDSLQLKKRLRWYSCMLGKKCSLAPLKEELRIQGVPKVTYTEFCQGRTMRWALAWSFYDDVTVPSPPSKRRKLEKPRKPITFVVLGPVMKELALKASSLGPETVEGIVVVTTWIEKILTDLKVQHKRVPCGKEEISLFLTAIENSWIHLRRKKRDRVRQLREVPLAPKDVIEALEEKKPPPRESGSSQDVAQGPQESALGGPAPPEGESATVGGHGPSQDLLSQEENPEPTEDERSEEKGDMEVLEGCKGSSNGAQDHEAPEPFSSPASEKGNHLQGVAGRYLFKCLINVKKEVDDALVEMHWVEGQNRDLMNQLCTYIRNQIFRLVAS